A part of Desulfobacter sp. genomic DNA contains:
- the pspF gene encoding phage shock protein operon transcriptional activator has protein sequence MAYIHDKSPGEALGQSEVFLEFQEQISRVAPIDRPVLILGERGTGKELAAARLHFLSKRWQKPLVTLNCAALTPTLIGSELFGYEKGAFTGAGSRRAGRFEQADGGTLFLDEIGNIPMEVQEKILRVVEYGSFERVGDSRPVQTDVRIVAAANVDLAAMAELGRFKRDLLDRLSFEVVFVPPLRRRTGDISMLAAHFAGRMAFELGHDLVPEFSRQAAMALEAHDWPGNVRELKNVVERAVYKSRDSRIDEISFDPFVSPWKRLPLPEISGLAGGEPQPGKSHRTPARQEMDTDLPVADLAEKPLKEAVALLERYRLDRALAAARFNQTQAARILGLSYDQFRGLKKKHGI, from the coding sequence ATGGCTTATATTCATGATAAATCCCCGGGCGAGGCCCTGGGACAGTCCGAAGTCTTTCTTGAATTCCAGGAGCAGATTTCCAGGGTGGCCCCCATTGACCGGCCGGTGCTCATCCTGGGGGAGCGGGGGACAGGCAAGGAACTGGCAGCCGCCCGGCTTCATTTCCTTTCAAAGCGGTGGCAGAAGCCCCTGGTGACCCTGAATTGCGCCGCCCTCACCCCCACCCTCATCGGTTCCGAGCTTTTCGGTTATGAAAAAGGGGCCTTTACCGGGGCGGGGAGCCGGCGGGCCGGGCGGTTCGAACAGGCTGACGGGGGCACCCTTTTCCTGGATGAAATCGGGAATATTCCCATGGAGGTCCAGGAGAAAATACTGAGGGTGGTGGAGTACGGCAGCTTTGAGCGGGTGGGGGACTCCCGGCCGGTACAGACAGATGTGAGGATTGTGGCGGCGGCCAATGTGGATCTGGCCGCCATGGCGGAACTGGGGCGGTTCAAACGGGATCTGCTGGACCGGCTTTCCTTTGAAGTGGTGTTTGTGCCGCCGCTTCGGCGCCGTACCGGGGACATCTCCATGCTGGCTGCTCATTTTGCCGGGCGCATGGCCTTTGAACTGGGCCATGACCTGGTGCCTGAATTTTCACGCCAGGCGGCCATGGCCCTGGAGGCCCATGACTGGCCCGGCAATGTCCGGGAATTGAAAAATGTGGTGGAGCGGGCAGTATACAAAAGCCGGGACAGCCGGATTGATGAGATTTCATTCGATCCCTTTGTTTCTCCCTGGAAACGCCTTCCCCTTCCGGAAATCTCCGGTCTGGCAGGAGGGGAGCCACAGCCCGGAAAATCTCACCGGACGCCTGCCCGGCAGGAAATGGATACGGACCTGCCCGTGGCGGATCTGGCCGAAAAGCCTTTGAAAGAAGCGGTGGCGTTATTGGAACGGTACAGGCTCGACAGGGCATTGGCCGCCGCCCGGTTCAACCAGACCCAGGCGGCCCGGATCCTGGGGCTGAGCTATGACCAGTTCCGGGGGCTGAAAAAAAAGCACGGGATATGA
- a CDS encoding transglycosylase SLT domain-containing protein: MILKRIAIFVIAIAGLIHLPCPPCPAATPARPPAVEEFPVYGVIRPNIAFWTDIFTKHSKSEGVIHDVRDLSKRYGLVKLNPADTRKAASQNRKKKKKAIKKYKNLLLKLSRGVPPSSPMEKKVAALFGKHPKPSHFKRAAYNLRIQTGLKEQFKEGIIRSGALVNEFKRIFKASGLPQDLVYLPCVESSFNPAAYSKFGAAGIWQFTRGTGKRYMDIGYVVDERRDPVIATRGAAQLLKKNYGELKSWPLAITAYNHGLAGMKRAQKKHRTYPKIYTSYTSRSFKFASRNFYAEFLAAREVAKNHTKYFGRLALDRPARHSRFKTKGFLPAEELARKLGLDIPTLRKLNPALRKPVFDGRKYIPKGYTLRLPEGIAAEAAAQAAAAIYLNKQKPSRFHRVARGDTAGSIARTHRVPLKDLIIANGLGRRATIYIGQTLRIPVGSRGEPAAVKTAAVKAAVSAPSPPAPKPEPAKVLKKEPPAPRETAAETASAIPAPDGAERPVVTADLKIKKTIQGKKSMLGVIHAAPGETLGHYADWLGIATARIRKLNGLTYGRPISMGQTIKLPLAGPDADQFEEKRYEFHQEILEDFFDSFFISGTGKYEIKPGDTIWDLCENQLEIPLWLLEKYNPAMDINRLMPGQTLVYPEVSPNGVQVQPMDSDIRI, from the coding sequence ATGATATTAAAGCGAATTGCCATCTTCGTCATTGCCATCGCCGGCCTCATCCATCTACCCTGCCCGCCCTGCCCGGCCGCCACCCCGGCCCGCCCCCCTGCCGTTGAAGAGTTCCCGGTCTACGGCGTCATCCGGCCCAATATCGCCTTCTGGACTGATATCTTCACAAAACATTCCAAATCGGAAGGGGTGATCCACGATGTCAGGGATCTCTCAAAACGTTACGGGCTGGTCAAGCTCAATCCGGCCGACACCAGGAAGGCCGCCAGCCAGAACCGGAAAAAAAAGAAAAAAGCCATTAAAAAATACAAAAATCTTCTTTTAAAATTGTCCCGGGGGGTTCCCCCCTCCTCCCCAATGGAAAAAAAGGTTGCCGCCCTCTTCGGCAAGCATCCCAAGCCAAGCCACTTCAAACGGGCCGCCTACAACCTGAGGATTCAGACGGGGCTCAAAGAACAATTCAAAGAAGGTATCATCCGCTCCGGCGCCCTTGTGAATGAATTCAAACGGATTTTCAAGGCCAGCGGCCTCCCCCAGGACCTGGTCTACCTGCCATGTGTGGAATCCTCTTTCAATCCGGCCGCCTATTCAAAATTCGGGGCCGCCGGCATCTGGCAGTTTACCCGGGGCACTGGAAAGCGTTACATGGACATCGGCTATGTGGTGGATGAACGCCGGGACCCCGTCATCGCCACCCGGGGAGCCGCACAGCTGTTAAAAAAGAATTACGGGGAACTGAAATCCTGGCCCCTTGCCATCACGGCCTATAACCACGGCCTTGCAGGAATGAAGCGGGCCCAGAAAAAACACCGGACCTATCCTAAGATCTACACCAGCTACACAAGCCGTTCCTTTAAATTTGCCTCCCGGAACTTTTATGCGGAATTTCTGGCGGCCCGGGAAGTGGCTAAAAATCATACAAAATACTTCGGCCGTCTGGCCCTGGACCGCCCCGCCCGGCACAGCCGGTTCAAGACAAAGGGATTTCTTCCGGCTGAGGAACTTGCCAGAAAGCTCGGGCTGGATATCCCCACCCTCAGAAAACTGAACCCGGCCCTGCGCAAGCCGGTATTTGACGGTCGGAAGTACATTCCCAAAGGGTATACCCTGAGGCTGCCCGAAGGGATCGCCGCCGAAGCCGCAGCCCAGGCCGCCGCGGCCATCTACCTGAACAAGCAGAAGCCCAGCCGGTTCCACCGGGTGGCAAGGGGAGACACCGCCGGCAGCATTGCGCGAACCCACAGGGTCCCCTTAAAGGACCTGATCATTGCCAATGGCCTGGGCCGGCGGGCAACCATATACATCGGCCAGACCCTGAGGATTCCGGTGGGCAGCAGGGGCGAACCGGCAGCGGTTAAAACAGCAGCAGTTAAAGCGGCGGTATCCGCCCCGTCCCCACCAGCCCCCAAACCGGAACCGGCCAAAGTCCTGAAAAAAGAACCACCCGCTCCCCGGGAAACCGCGGCAGAAACCGCAAGCGCCATCCCTGCACCTGACGGAGCGGAGCGTCCCGTGGTTACGGCGGACCTGAAAATCAAAAAGACCATTCAAGGCAAAAAAAGCATGCTCGGGGTAATCCATGCCGCTCCCGGGGAGACCCTGGGCCATTATGCCGACTGGCTGGGCATTGCCACCGCCAGGATCAGGAAATTAAACGGGCTGACCTACGGCAGGCCCATCTCCATGGGCCAGACCATAAAACTCCCCCTGGCCGGGCCAGATGCAGATCAATTTGAAGAAAAACGATATGAATTCCATCAGGAAATTCTGGAGGATTTTTTCGACTCTTTTTTTATTTCCGGCACCGGAAAATACGAAATCAAACCCGGAGACACCATCTGGGACCTTTGCGAAAACCAGTTGGAAATCCCCCTATGGCTTCTGGAAAAGTACAACCCGGCCATGGATATCAACCGGCTGATGCCTGGGCAGACATTGGTCTATCCAGAGGTCAGCCCCAATGGCGTCCAGGTCCAGCCCATGGATTCGGATATCAGGATATGA